The following proteins come from a genomic window of bacterium:
- a CDS encoding acyl-CoA thioesterase II, with protein sequence MKCIIHAAIWRRSCYPIRVSQTLSDLIGLLELEKIDQNIFRGENETASRTRLFGGQVAAQSLAAAGRTIEDLYAHSLHAYFLRPGDTEVPVLYTVDRIRDGRSFATRRVVAIQNGKAIFNMAVSFHKEETGYEHQQIEMPDVPDPESLPTWAERVEVALKGADPPVWLRSGRPVDVRHVNLPSYMGSEPRTGPSSMWFRADGDLGDDLLLHQCVLTYASDISLVDNTVLPHGRNGALGPVMIASLDHAIWFHQPFRADEWLLYAQESPRATGARGFARGTIFSRDGTLIASVAQEGLLRPTGKPEDRSL encoded by the coding sequence ATGAAGTGCATCATACACGCGGCGATCTGGCGGCGGTCGTGCTACCCAATCCGCGTGTCACAGACCCTCTCAGACCTGATCGGCTTGCTCGAACTCGAAAAGATCGACCAGAACATCTTCCGAGGCGAGAACGAAACGGCGAGCCGCACGCGCTTGTTCGGCGGACAGGTCGCAGCACAGTCCCTCGCTGCAGCCGGTCGCACCATTGAAGACCTGTACGCCCACTCCCTGCACGCCTATTTCCTGCGTCCGGGCGATACCGAGGTTCCGGTTCTGTACACCGTCGACCGCATTCGCGATGGCCGTTCCTTCGCAACGCGTCGGGTCGTCGCCATCCAGAATGGCAAAGCCATCTTCAATATGGCGGTCTCCTTCCATAAGGAAGAAACCGGCTACGAACACCAACAGATTGAAATGCCCGATGTTCCAGACCCAGAGAGCCTGCCGACGTGGGCGGAGCGCGTCGAGGTAGCGTTGAAAGGGGCCGATCCCCCGGTGTGGTTGCGGAGCGGCCGCCCCGTCGACGTGCGGCACGTCAACCTGCCCTCGTACATGGGCAGCGAGCCCCGCACGGGTCCCAGTTCCATGTGGTTCCGAGCGGACGGCGACCTTGGAGACGATCTTCTCCTACACCAGTGCGTGCTGACCTACGCTTCCGACATCTCCCTGGTCGACAACACCGTCCTTCCGCACGGACGCAACGGCGCCCTTGGACCGGTGATGATCGCGAGCCTCGATCACGCGATCTGGTTTCACCAGCCGTTCCGAGCCGACGAGTGGCTGCTCTACGCACAGGAAAGCCCCCGGGCTACGGGTGCACGGGGTTTCGCTCGCGGTACGATCTTTTCCCGCGACGGCACCCTGATCGCGTCGGTCGCGCAGGAAGGACTCCTGCGACCGACGGGAAAACCCGAAGACCGTTCTCTGTAG